GGCCTTATTCTGAGCACACAGTACCtgacaaatgtttattgaataaaTGATCACATAAGCATGGCATCTAATtcattatacttttattttttactacacTGTGCAACAGCAAATTAAATACAGGAAAGtaatagtctttaattttttttagtttgttaacACAACAATAGACTCAAAAGGAGGCCAACCACGTGActttgtgtttggtgtgtgtgtgtgtgtgtgtgtgtgtgtgcatgcacatgtgtattattactgttatttagCTTATTTTACTGGTTACTTCAAATATGTAAATACCAACACATTTTACACAGTTATCTGAACTTTTATACTGGaacaagacaggaaaagaaaatgagcaaTTTCACTTATAAATACTAATCGTGAAGACAATTAAAGAGTATATTAGAAGGGAAGAAATGCTACTAGAATTGGAATGCAATAAACACAAGGTGTACTCTTTACCCCAACCCTCTCAACTTTTGATTTAGGACCCTAGTGTCCATTTCCCAAATGCCCTCTTAACAGATGCCACTCAACTAAAGTGAAACGTCCGACTTCAGATGGACCCAAAAAAGAACATGGCTGTTGCCTCAGATCTGGCCCTGGCCTCCTCATCTTCCACAGCCTCCCTGTATTGCTCTGGCCAGTCCTGTGGCTGTTTTCCGTAGAACCTAGCCATATATTCCAAGGCTTTCATTTTGGTGATTTCATGGTGAGCCCGAGGACCCCAGAGCAGCTCGTATTCAACTGGATTCGAGTAGGAGAGCGGCCTGCATTCTAGGTAGCGTTGCCTCATTAGCTTACAGGTGATGGCATGTTTCCTCCCTACATCAACACTAAATCTCTGGAGTAGGTTCCAGATCTTGGCCTCTTTGACACGGTTGCCCATCAGgaagatcaaacccaggattGGCATCAAGTATTCTTGGGTGGGTCTGCCCAGGCTCTCTAGCATGACTTGTTCTTCTTCTGATTCTGGTTGGGGGACAAGGAGGTAGATGTGCTCACTGGTATCAACCTCAATCAGAGAGAACCCATAAAACAGATCAAGGATTAGAGTGGCTCGGCTGAGGATATTTGGGAACACATCCTGGAATTCTTTGCCAGTATTAGCAAATAGCTCATCCTGATGGATAGGCAGCAACTCCTCAGCGACACTAATGGCCAACTGGACCAATTCATTTGCTTTATCATTCATAGTGTCCTCTGACCAGAATTCTAAGCCAGCAGCCTGGCTTCTCTCCTTGGCTTTGTCAGCTTCCAGAGCTTTGTTATATTCTTCTGGCCAGCTCCAGGGTTCTTCATCATGGGCCTCTGCTACAAACTTCAGGGCTTCCATCTTTGTGATTTCTCTGTGAGCTCTAGAGCCCCACAGGAACTCAAATTCAAGGGGATTAGTGCCATATACTGGCCAGTACTCTAAAAATCGCATATGGACAAAGTCAATAGTAAGGAGGTTTCTTGTGTTCCCAAAATGGTTGTTGATCCTCTGAGACCCATCTATCACATCCACCTTTAACAGCAGGTCCCAAATGGAGGCCTCTCTTGCCCGGTTGCCATTCAAGAGGATATGGCCTAGGACCAAGGCCAGGAGACCCGCTTTTGGTATGTCCAGGGTCTCGGCTAGCCGTTCAGTGGTCTGGGGACCTGATTTGCTGATTAGGTTGTAAGTGTCCGTCTGAGGATCAAGGACTCTCAGATTCAACCCAAAGACCCGATCCAGATGAGCTGAGGCTCGTCTGAGTATCTCCGGGAACTGATCTGAGTATTCTTTGAGAAACTCCAGCATTTCTGACTGTCGGATAGACCCCTCACTTTGGCTTTTCATGCGCATGAAATTCACTAAAGCAACCGACCTCTCTTCAAGAGGGTCGTGGACCCTGAGCGCCCCCAAACGTCGGGACTGCTCGTCGATGAGAACCTCGATGTCACTCGGGTCCCGCACAGCCTGGGGAGCGCCGGCACCCTGTGGATCGTTTGGAATCTCGGGGCCATGGGGAGCTTCGAGGGCTAGCATGGAGGTGGCAGGCCCGGAGGCATTAGTAGCCTGCATTTCACCCTGGCTGTCGCTGTAATCTGCAGTGGTCTCTGCGCTGCTTTGGCGCGCATTCTGGCTTACCAGAGACATGGTTCCAGGAGACAGGAACACGAACGCGGAGGTCAGCGATCCGTTGGAGGGAGGATCTGAGGTGTGTTGGCACCTCGGCACAGAGCCGAATCCTGATACTCGGGAGCTGTGCGGTTCGAAAGTGAGAGCTGGCGAGATAGGCGATCCTTTTACAAAAGCAGTAGCCAGCAATAAAGGAAAGCCTAAGAGCACCTAGCTTTGCCGCATCCTACGCAGGCGCACTCAAGCTCTGCAATGTGGTGACCACGCCCCGCTCaggcttccccctccctccccctcccacttctgaCTGAAAGGCCAGGCTTGCTGTGGGGTTCAAACTTATTAGGGAATCAAATTCGCACAAAGGAACAACAGAGATGAAGtagaagaattaggggaagggaATGTTTAGTGATGCTGCGTTTGaagtttttctagtttttctgtgAGGTATTAAGCACCTTGGTAAGGCTTAATAGAGGATGGGGGCAGTATTTATGATAATTGTAGAGTCATTAAGGCCTCCGCCAACTCAACAGATTATTTCTTGAGAATATGCCCATTTCAGGCACACTGCTGGGTATTTGTGAAATGCATCACTGATTGCTGTGAGGACAAATTGATTATTCCTTCCCATATGGAGCTTGCAGACAGTGCATTCTAGCGTTGCTTCAaccagtggtgatgcacgccaaCCCTTTATCTAGCCCTTCCTAGGTAACAGGCCTACTGTTTCACTTTTCTCATATTAAAAATCACTGAGTCTTAGCTAGTCTAAATGGTGTTCAtcttaaagatgagaaaactggCACAGGGAGGTGAGTTTGACTGTACAAACTCAGGCAGCTACAAGGGAAAGAGATCAGGCTTGAATCCTTTTATCAGAGCCCAGAAC
This window of the Mus pahari chromosome X, PAHARI_EIJ_v1.1, whole genome shotgun sequence genome carries:
- the Magee2 gene encoding melanoma-associated antigen E2, which encodes MSLVSQNARQSSAETTADYSDSQGEMQATNASGPATSMLALEAPHGPEIPNDPQGAGAPQAVRDPSDIEVLIDEQSRRLGALRVHDPLEERSVALVNFMRMKSQSEGSIRQSEMLEFLKEYSDQFPEILRRASAHLDRVFGLNLRVLDPQTDTYNLISKSGPQTTERLAETLDIPKAGLLALVLGHILLNGNRAREASIWDLLLKVDVIDGSQRINNHFGNTRNLLTIDFVHMRFLEYWPVYGTNPLEFEFLWGSRAHREITKMEALKFVAEAHDEEPWSWPEEYNKALEADKAKERSQAAGLEFWSEDTMNDKANELVQLAISVAEELLPIHQDELFANTGKEFQDVFPNILSRATLILDLFYGFSLIEVDTSEHIYLLVPQPESEEEQVMLESLGRPTQEYLMPILGLIFLMGNRVKEAKIWNLLQRFSVDVGRKHAITCKLMRQRYLECRPLSYSNPVEYELLWGPRAHHEITKMKALEYMARFYGKQPQDWPEQYREAVEDEEARARSEATAMFFFGSI